In Carya illinoinensis cultivar Pawnee chromosome 7, C.illinoinensisPawnee_v1, whole genome shotgun sequence, the following are encoded in one genomic region:
- the LOC122315407 gene encoding endoplasmic reticulum-Golgi intermediate compartment protein 3-like yields MDGIMNKLRNLDAYPKINEDFYSRTLSGGVITLASSIVMILLFISELQLYLHSVTETKLVVDTSRGETLRINFDVTFPALPCSILSLDAMDISGEQHLDVRHDIIKKRLDTLGNVIESRQDGIGAPKIDKPLQRHGGRLEHNETYCGSCYGAETADEDCCNTCEDVREAYRKKGWGMSNPDLIDQCKREGFLQRIKDEEGEGCNIYGFLEVNKVAGNFHFAPGKSFHQSGVHVHDLLAFQKDSFNISHKINRLTFGDYFPGVVNPLDGVQWTHETPIGMYQYFIKVVPTVYSDVSGHTIQSNQFSVTEHFRSSELGHFQSLPGVFFFYDLSPIKVTFTEGHISFLHFLTNVCAIVGGVFTVSGILDSFIYHGQRAIKKKMEIGKFS; encoded by the exons ATGGACGGTATAATGAACAAGCTTCGGAACCTGGACGCGTACCCGAAAATAAACGAGGACTTCTACAGCCGCACGCTCTCCGGTGGCGTTATCACTCTCGCCTCCTCCATTGTCATGATCTTGCTCTTCATCTCCGAGCTCC AATTGTATCTTCATTCTGTAACTGAAACAAAGCTCGTGGTAGATACTTCGAGAGGAGAAACGCTACGCATCAAT TTTGATGTTACCTTTCCTGCCCTCCCATGCTCTATACTCAGTCTTGATGCCATGGACATAAGTGGAGAGCAACATCTTGATGTG AGACATGACATAATCAAGAAAAGATTAGATACTCTTGGAAATGTTATAGAATCAAGACAAGATGGAATTGGTGCTCCTAAG ATTGATAAGCCACTACAGAGACATGGTGGCAGGCTCGAGCACAATGAGACATACTGTGGCTCCTGTTATGGTGCAGAAACG GCAGATGAAGATTGTTGTAATACCTGTGAAGATGTTCGTGAAGCATATCGAAAGAAAGGTTGGGGAATGTCGAACCCAGATCTGATTGACCAG TGCAAAAGAGAAGGTTTTCTACAAAGGATTAAAGACGAAGAAGGTGAAGGATGCAATATATATGGATTCTTGGAAGTCAATAAGGTGGCAggaaattttcattttgctcCTGGAAAAAGCTTCCATCAGTCGGGTGTTCATGTACATGATCTACTAGCATTTCAAAAGGATAGTTTTAAT ATAAGTCACAAGATCAATAGATTAACTTTTGGAGACTATTTCCCTGGTGTTGTGAATCCTCTGGATGG GGTGCAATGGACACACGAAACACCAATTGGGATGTATCAGTATTTCATCAAG GTTGTACCTACAGTATACTCAGATGTGAGTGGGCACACCATCCAGTCAAATCAG TTCTCGGTGACTGAACATTTTAGGAGTTCAGAACTAGGTCACTTTCAGTCCCTTCCAggagtatttttcttttatgatcttTCTCCAATTAAG GTAACTTTCACAGAGGGGCATATCTCATTTTTACACTTCCTAACAAATGTGTGCGCTATTGTTGGAG GAGTTTTCACCGTTTCAGGAATATTGGATTCATTTATATATCATGGTCAAAGGGCGATTAAGAAGAAGATGGAAATCGGTAAATTTAGTTGA